One region of Camelus bactrianus isolate YW-2024 breed Bactrian camel chromosome 20, ASM4877302v1, whole genome shotgun sequence genomic DNA includes:
- the LOC105084163 gene encoding histone H2B type 1-C/E/F/G/I yields the protein MPEPAKSAPAPKKGSKKAVTKAQKKDGKKRKRSRKESYSVYVYKVLKQVHPDTGISSKAMGIMNSFVNDIFERIAGEASRLAHYNKRSTITSREIQTAVRLLLPGELAKHAVSEGTKAVTKYTSSK from the coding sequence ATGCCTGAACCAGCGAAGTCGGCTCCGGCCCCGAAAAAGGGCTCCAAGAAGGCGGTGACTAAGGCACAGAAGAAGGACGGCAAGAAGCGCAAGCGTAGCCGCAAGGAGAGCTACTCGGTGTACGTGTATAAGGTGCTGAAGCAGGTTCACCCGGACACCGGCATTTCGTCCAAAGCCATGGGCATCATGAACTCGTTTGTCAACGACATTTTCGAGCGCATCGCGGGTGAGGCGTCGCGCCTGGCGCACTACAACAAGCGCTCGACCATCACGTCCCGGGAGATCCAGACGGCCGTGCGCCTGCTGCTTCCCGGGGAGCTGGCCAAGCACGCCGTGTCCGAGGGCACCAAGGCCGTCACCAAGTACACCAGCTCCAAGTAA
- the LOC141574133 gene encoding histone H4, producing MSGRGKGGKGLGKGGAKRHRKVLRDNIQGITKPAIRRLARRGGVKRISGLIYEETRGVLKVFLENVIRDAVTYTEHAKRKTVTAMDVVYALKRQGRTLYGFGG from the coding sequence ATGTCTGGGCGTGGTAAAGGCGGGAAGGGCCTTGGAAAAGGAGGCGCTAAGCGTCACCGCAAAGTTCTACGCGATAACATTCAAGGTATTACTAAGCCCGCTATTCGGCGTTTGGCTCGTCGTGGGGGCGTCAAGCGCATTTCCGGTCTCATTTATGAGGAGACCCGCGGGGTGCTGAAGGTGTTTCTGGAGAACGTGATTCGCGACGCAGTGACCTACACCGAGCACGCCAAGCGCAAGACGGTCACGGCCATGGACGTGGTCTACGCGCTTAAGCGCCAAGGACGCACTCTCTACGGCTTCGGCGGCTAA
- the LOC105084166 gene encoding histone H1.5 isoform X2, whose amino-acid sequence MFETVPTAPPAPAEKTPGKKKARKPAGATKRKVSASPVSELITKAVSASKERSGVSLAAMKKALPAAGYDVKNSHIKLGLQSLVNKGTLVQTKGTGASGSFILNKKATTRHAKPKAKKVGTANPKKAAGAVKSKARGATTPEKSVKTTPKKVKKTVATIRAKVAKSPKEFKTTKPKEVSKATAPKSKESSSKSVMKPRLD is encoded by the exons ATGTTTGAAACCGTACCTACCGCACCTCCTGCTCCTGCGGAAAAGACTCCTGGGAAGAAAAAGGCCCGCAAACCCGCCGGTGCCACGAAGCGCAAGGTGTCCGCGTCTCCGGTGTCGGAGCTCATCACCAAGGCTGTCTCTGCTTCCAAGGAGCGCAGTGGCGTGTCCCTGGCTGCGATGAAGAAGGCGCTGCCGGCCGCCGGATACGACGTGAAGAACAGCCACATCAAGTTAGGACTTCAGAGCCTGGTGAACAAGGGCACTCTGGTGCAGACCAAGGGCACCGGCGCCTCGGGCTCCTTTATACTCAACAAAAAGGCGACCACCCGGCATGCCAAGCCCAAGGCTAAGAAGGTAGGAACAGCCAATCCTAAAAAGGCTGCTGGGGCAGTTAAGTCCAAGGCGAGGGGCGCGACCACCCCGGAAAAAAGCGTTAAGACGACCCCCAAGAAGGTGAAAAAGACAGTAGCGACTATCCGGGCCAAGGTGGCCAAGAGCCCGAAGGAGTTTAAAACAACCAAACCGAAGGAAGTGTCCAAGGCCACAGCTCCTAAGTCCAAG gaatCCTCTTCTAAGTCTGTCATGAAGCCCAGGCTGGATTAA
- the LOC105084166 gene encoding histone H1.5 isoform X3, with translation MFETVPTAPPAPAEKTPGKKKARKPAGATKRKVSASPVSELITKAVSASKERSGVSLAAMKKALPAAGYDVKNSHIKLGLQSLVNKGTLVQTKGTGASGSFILNKKATTRHAKPKAKKVGTANPKKAAGAVKSKARGATTPEKSVKTTPKKVKKTVATIRAKVAKSPKEFKTTKPKEVSKATAPKSKHVCR, from the coding sequence ATGTTTGAAACCGTACCTACCGCACCTCCTGCTCCTGCGGAAAAGACTCCTGGGAAGAAAAAGGCCCGCAAACCCGCCGGTGCCACGAAGCGCAAGGTGTCCGCGTCTCCGGTGTCGGAGCTCATCACCAAGGCTGTCTCTGCTTCCAAGGAGCGCAGTGGCGTGTCCCTGGCTGCGATGAAGAAGGCGCTGCCGGCCGCCGGATACGACGTGAAGAACAGCCACATCAAGTTAGGACTTCAGAGCCTGGTGAACAAGGGCACTCTGGTGCAGACCAAGGGCACCGGCGCCTCGGGCTCCTTTATACTCAACAAAAAGGCGACCACCCGGCATGCCAAGCCCAAGGCTAAGAAGGTAGGAACAGCCAATCCTAAAAAGGCTGCTGGGGCAGTTAAGTCCAAGGCGAGGGGCGCGACCACCCCGGAAAAAAGCGTTAAGACGACCCCCAAGAAGGTGAAAAAGACAGTAGCGACTATCCGGGCCAAGGTGGCCAAGAGCCCGAAGGAGTTTAAAACAACCAAACCGAAGGAAGTGTCCAAGGCCACAGCTCCTAAGTCCAAG
- the LOC141574210 gene encoding histone H3.1: MARTKQTARKSTGGKAPRKQLATKAARKSAPATGGVKKPHRYRPGTVALREIRRYQKSTELLIRKLPFQRLVREIAQDFKTDLRFQSSAVMALQEACEAYLVGLFEDTNLCAIHAKRVTIMPKDIQLARRIRGERA, from the coding sequence ATGGCTCGCACCAAGCAGACGGCCCGCAAGTCCACCGGCGGCAAGGCGCCGCGCAAGCAGCTGGCCACCAAGGCGGCCCGCAAGAGCGCGCCGGCCACGGGCGGCGTGAAGAAGCCGCACCGCTACCGGCCCGGCACGGTGGCCCTGCGCGAGATCCGCCGCTACCAGAAGTCCACGGAGCTGCTGATCCGCAAGCTGCCGTTCCAGCGGCTGGTGCGCGAGATCGCGCAGGACTTCAAGACCGACCTGCGCTTCCAGAGCTCGGCCGTGATGGCGCTGCAGGAGGCGTGCGAGGCCTACCTGGTGGGGCTCTTCGAGGACACCAACCTGTGCGCCATCCACGCCAAGCGTGTCACCATCATGCCCAAGGACATTCAGCTCGCGCGCCGCATCCGCGGGGAGAGGGCGTAA
- the LOC105084165 gene encoding histone H2A type 1-like → MSGRGKQGGKARAKAKTRSSRAGLQFPVGRVHRLLRKGNYAERVGAGAPVYLAEVLEYLTAEILELAGNAARDNKKTRIIPRHLQLAIRNDEELNKLLGKVTIAQGGVLPNIQAVLLPKKSESHHKIKGK, encoded by the coding sequence ATGTCAGGACGTGGAAAACAAGGTGGTAAGGCTCGGGCTAAGGCGAAGACCCGCTCTTCGCGGGCCGGGCTCCAGTTCCCCGTGGGCAGAGTGCACCGCCTGCTCCGCAAGGGCAACTACGCCGAGCGGGTCGGGGCCGGCGCGCCGGTGTACCTGGCGGAGGTGCTGGAGTATTTGACGGCCGAGATCCTGGAGCTGGCGGGCAACGCGGCCCGCGACAACAAGAAGACCCGCATCATCCCGCGCCACCTGCAGCTGGCCATCCGCAACGACGAGGAGCTCAACAAGCTGCTGGGCAAAGTCACCATCGCTCAGGGTGGTGTTCTGCCTAACATTCAGGCGGTGCTGCTGCCCAAGAAGAGCGAGAGCCACCACAAAATCAAGGGCAAGTAA